The Struthio camelus isolate bStrCam1 chromosome 24, bStrCam1.hap1, whole genome shotgun sequence genome includes a window with the following:
- the TFEB gene encoding transcription factor EB isoform X2: MASRIGLRMELMKQQAQQEAERERMQQQMMMNYMQQQRMPVASTPAINTPVHYQSPPPVPGEVLKVQSYLENPTTYHLQKSRDKKVQAYLSETYGNKFAAHVSPISHSPKPPPAASPGVRPGHVMSSSAGNSAPNSPMAMLNIGSNPEREFDEVIDDIMRLDDVLGYMNPEVHMPNTLPMSSSHMNVYSGDPQVTASLVGVTSSSCPADLTQKRELTDAESRALAKERQKKDNHNLIERRRRFNINDRIKELGMLIPKANDLDVRWNKGTILKASVDYIKRMQKDLQRSRDLENHSRRLEMTNKQLLLRIQELEMQARVHGLPTSSPSGVNVAELAQQVVKQEAGGDEGTMEPPLLPLDPEAQPQPALPPPPQSPYHQLDFTHSLSFDDGSRGFPDSLDPSHNVSFPSLSKKELDLMLMQDTMLPLASDPLFSAMSPEASKASSRRSSFSMEDTDML, encoded by the exons ATGGCGTCCCGCATCGGGCTGCGGATGGAGCTCATGAAGCAGCAGGCGCAGCAGGAGGCCGAGCGGGAGCGCATGCAGCAGCAGATGATGATGAACTACATGCAGCAGCAGCGGATGCCGGTGGCTTCCACCCCAGCCATCAACACCCCGGTCCACTACCAGTCCCCACCACCTGTGCCTGGAGAGGTCCTCAAG GTGCAGTCCTACCTGGAGAACCCCACCACCTACCACCTGCAGAAGTCGCGGGACAAGAAGGTCCAGGCCTATCTCTCGGAAACCTACGGGAACAAGTTTGCCGCGCACGTCAGCCCCATCAGCCACTCGCCaaagccgccccccgccgcctcgcccggcgtcaggcccggCCACGTCATGTCCTCCTCGGCGGGCAACAGCGCGCCCAACAGCCCCATGGCCATGCTCAACATCGGCTCCAACCCGGAGCGGGAG TTCGATGAGGTCATCGATGACATCATGCGCCTGGATGACGTTCTGGGCTATATGAATCCCGAAGTGCACATGCCCAACACG CTGCCGATGTCCAGCAGCCACATGAATGTGTATAGTGGGGACCCCCAGGTGACCGCCTCGCTCGTAGGCGtcaccagcagctcctgccccgCCGACCTCACGCAGAAGAGAGAGCTGACAG ATGCCGAGAGCCGAGCCCTGGCTAAAGAGCGCCAAAAGAAAGACAATCACAACCTGA tcGAGAGACGGCGGAGGTTTAACATCAATGACCGCATCAAAGAGTTGGGGATGCTGATCCCCAAGGCCAACGACCT GGACGTGCGCTGGAACAAAGGGACAATCCTGAAGGCTTCTGTCGACTACATCAAGAGGATGCAGAAGGACTTGCAGCGGTCACGAGACCTGGAGAATCACTCCCGGCGGCTGGAAATGACGAATAAGCAGCTCCTGCTCCGCATCCAG GAGCTGGAGATGCAGGCCCGTGTCCACGGGCTGCCCACCTCCTCGCCCTCGGGCGTCAACGTGGCCGAGCTGGCTCAGCAGGTGGTGAAGCAAGAAGCTGGCGGGGACGAGGGGACAATGGAGCCGCCGCTACTGCCCCTGGACCCCGAGGCGCAGCCACAACCTGCACTGCCACCGCCGCCCCAGTCTCCCTACCACCAGCTGGACTTTACCCACAGCCTGAGCTTTGATGATGGCTCCAGGGGCTTCCCGGACAGCCTGGACCCCAGCCACAAcgtctccttcccttccctatcCAAGAAGGAGCTGGACTTGATGCTGATGCAGGACACCATGTTACCCCTGGCTTCCGACCCCTTGTTCTCTGCCATGTCCCCGgaggcctccaaggccagcagTCGCCGGAGCAGCTTTAGCATGGAGGACACAGACATGCTGTGA
- the TFEB gene encoding transcription factor EB isoform X1: MGQTQPPLTAPGEPGDGRWLIFVTLFLCFLARLVIPPSRREKRAGSPSCLAGARVSPPRCTMASRIGLRMELMKQQAQQEAERERMQQQMMMNYMQQQRMPVASTPAINTPVHYQSPPPVPGEVLKVQSYLENPTTYHLQKSRDKKVQAYLSETYGNKFAAHVSPISHSPKPPPAASPGVRPGHVMSSSAGNSAPNSPMAMLNIGSNPEREFDEVIDDIMRLDDVLGYMNPEVHMPNTLPMSSSHMNVYSGDPQVTASLVGVTSSSCPADLTQKRELTDAESRALAKERQKKDNHNLIERRRRFNINDRIKELGMLIPKANDLDVRWNKGTILKASVDYIKRMQKDLQRSRDLENHSRRLEMTNKQLLLRIQELEMQARVHGLPTSSPSGVNVAELAQQVVKQEAGGDEGTMEPPLLPLDPEAQPQPALPPPPQSPYHQLDFTHSLSFDDGSRGFPDSLDPSHNVSFPSLSKKELDLMLMQDTMLPLASDPLFSAMSPEASKASSRRSSFSMEDTDML; encoded by the exons ATGGGGCAGACCCAGCCGCCGCTCACGGCGCCCGGAGAGCCCGGTGATGGGCGGTGGCTTATTTTTGTCACTCTATTTCTGTGCTTCTTAGCTCGATTAGTAATTCCTCCGTCGCGGCGAGAGAAGCGAGCAG GATCGCCTTCGTGCCTCGCGGGCGCCCGCGTCTCGCCCCCCCGGTGCACCATGGCGTCCCGCATCGGGCTGCGGATGGAGCTCATGAAGCAGCAGGCGCAGCAGGAGGCCGAGCGGGAGCGCATGCAGCAGCAGATGATGATGAACTACATGCAGCAGCAGCGGATGCCGGTGGCTTCCACCCCAGCCATCAACACCCCGGTCCACTACCAGTCCCCACCACCTGTGCCTGGAGAGGTCCTCAAG GTGCAGTCCTACCTGGAGAACCCCACCACCTACCACCTGCAGAAGTCGCGGGACAAGAAGGTCCAGGCCTATCTCTCGGAAACCTACGGGAACAAGTTTGCCGCGCACGTCAGCCCCATCAGCCACTCGCCaaagccgccccccgccgcctcgcccggcgtcaggcccggCCACGTCATGTCCTCCTCGGCGGGCAACAGCGCGCCCAACAGCCCCATGGCCATGCTCAACATCGGCTCCAACCCGGAGCGGGAG TTCGATGAGGTCATCGATGACATCATGCGCCTGGATGACGTTCTGGGCTATATGAATCCCGAAGTGCACATGCCCAACACG CTGCCGATGTCCAGCAGCCACATGAATGTGTATAGTGGGGACCCCCAGGTGACCGCCTCGCTCGTAGGCGtcaccagcagctcctgccccgCCGACCTCACGCAGAAGAGAGAGCTGACAG ATGCCGAGAGCCGAGCCCTGGCTAAAGAGCGCCAAAAGAAAGACAATCACAACCTGA tcGAGAGACGGCGGAGGTTTAACATCAATGACCGCATCAAAGAGTTGGGGATGCTGATCCCCAAGGCCAACGACCT GGACGTGCGCTGGAACAAAGGGACAATCCTGAAGGCTTCTGTCGACTACATCAAGAGGATGCAGAAGGACTTGCAGCGGTCACGAGACCTGGAGAATCACTCCCGGCGGCTGGAAATGACGAATAAGCAGCTCCTGCTCCGCATCCAG GAGCTGGAGATGCAGGCCCGTGTCCACGGGCTGCCCACCTCCTCGCCCTCGGGCGTCAACGTGGCCGAGCTGGCTCAGCAGGTGGTGAAGCAAGAAGCTGGCGGGGACGAGGGGACAATGGAGCCGCCGCTACTGCCCCTGGACCCCGAGGCGCAGCCACAACCTGCACTGCCACCGCCGCCCCAGTCTCCCTACCACCAGCTGGACTTTACCCACAGCCTGAGCTTTGATGATGGCTCCAGGGGCTTCCCGGACAGCCTGGACCCCAGCCACAAcgtctccttcccttccctatcCAAGAAGGAGCTGGACTTGATGCTGATGCAGGACACCATGTTACCCCTGGCTTCCGACCCCTTGTTCTCTGCCATGTCCCCGgaggcctccaaggccagcagTCGCCGGAGCAGCTTTAGCATGGAGGACACAGACATGCTGTGA